One genomic segment of Nitrospira sp. includes these proteins:
- a CDS encoding AbrB/MazE/SpoVT family DNA-binding domain-containing protein has product MLDLKIRKVGNSLGLVLPREVLSRLKLNEGDKIFLTEAPDGGYRITQYDPEFEKQMDIARKGMAKYRNTLRALAK; this is encoded by the coding sequence ATGCTCGATTTAAAGATTCGCAAGGTCGGAAACTCACTTGGGCTCGTCCTTCCAAGGGAAGTCCTCTCCCGCCTCAAGCTCAACGAGGGAGACAAGATTTTCTTAACCGAAGCCCCGGACGGCGGCTACCGCATCACACAGTACGATCCCGAGTTTGAGAAACAGATGGACATCGCCCGGAAAGGTATGGCCAAGTACCGCAACACCCTGCGGGCTCTGGCAAAATGA
- a CDS encoding DUF4326 domain-containing protein — translation MMTNLRILSLKGLAVLPEGTIKVDRGSDWGNPFVMHGEQDRDRVCELFAQYAQWRLSVDPEWLKPLRGKHLACWCAPKRCHAETLRTLANE, via the coding sequence ATGATGACGAATCTTAGGATCTTGAGTTTGAAGGGGTTGGCTGTGCTGCCTGAAGGGACGATCAAAGTCGATCGCGGATCGGACTGGGGCAATCCATTCGTGATGCATGGAGAGCAGGACCGAGATCGAGTGTGTGAGCTATTCGCCCAATACGCGCAATGGAGACTCAGTGTGGATCCAGAATGGCTCAAGCCGTTGCGCGGGAAACACTTGGCCTGTTGGTGCGCACCGAAACGGTGCCATGCAGAAACGTTAAGAACGTTGGCAAATGAATAA
- a CDS encoding IS5 family transposase, translated as MRGTFEDQGRLFSYISPEQRVAARHPLRTIRTLVREVLSELDRDFRKLYSTTGRPSIPPEQLLSALLLQVFYGVRSERQLMEQLDYNLLYRWFVGLSPDDAVWDATTFTKNRERLQQGDMFNRFMEKLLHHQDVTPLLSDEHFSVDGTLIEAWAGHKSFKPKDGKDGDGEHFHGTTRKNETHESTTDPDSRLYRKSEGKESKLCYMGHATMENRNGLAVAGLVTQASGTAERAASEEMLEKKASQHARITVGADKAYDVEAHVERLRAKNITPHIAVNAYVTKTGKARKTAIDGRTTRHKGYTLSQGKRKMIECMFGWGKQHGTMRKTKHRGLAGVAADFLLNLIGYNLIRIPKLLAQRG; from the coding sequence ATGCGCGGAACATTTGAAGATCAGGGACGGTTATTTTCATATATTTCACCGGAGCAACGGGTCGCGGCACGGCACCCGCTCCGGACCATACGCACGCTGGTGCGCGAGGTGCTCAGCGAACTGGACCGCGACTTCCGCAAGCTGTATTCAACGACGGGGCGCCCGTCCATCCCGCCCGAACAGTTGCTGAGCGCGCTGCTACTGCAAGTGTTTTACGGCGTACGGAGTGAGCGGCAACTGATGGAGCAGCTGGACTACAATCTTCTGTACCGCTGGTTCGTCGGGCTTTCGCCGGACGACGCGGTGTGGGATGCGACGACGTTTACGAAGAATCGCGAGCGATTGCAGCAAGGCGATATGTTCAATCGCTTCATGGAGAAGCTGTTGCATCACCAAGATGTCACACCCCTGTTGTCGGACGAGCATTTCTCCGTCGACGGCACACTGATCGAAGCGTGGGCCGGCCACAAAAGCTTCAAGCCGAAGGACGGCAAAGACGGCGACGGGGAGCACTTCCACGGCACGACACGCAAGAACGAGACGCATGAAAGCACGACCGATCCCGACAGCCGCCTCTACCGCAAGAGCGAGGGCAAGGAAAGCAAACTCTGCTACATGGGCCACGCCACAATGGAAAACAGGAACGGCCTGGCCGTCGCGGGGCTGGTCACACAGGCAAGCGGCACGGCGGAACGTGCAGCATCGGAGGAGATGCTAGAGAAGAAAGCATCTCAACATGCACGCATCACGGTCGGCGCGGACAAGGCCTATGATGTTGAAGCACACGTGGAACGCCTGCGGGCGAAGAACATCACCCCGCACATTGCCGTCAACGCGTATGTCACGAAGACCGGAAAGGCGCGCAAGACAGCCATCGACGGACGAACCACCCGGCACAAGGGCTACACCCTCTCGCAGGGCAAACGCAAAATGATCGAGTGTATGTTTGGATGGGGTAAGCAGCACGGCACCATGCGCAAGACGAAACACAGGGGGTTGGCCGGAGTCGCCGCCGACTTTCTGCTCAATCTGATCGGCTACAACCTCATCCGTATCCCGAAACTGCTGGCGCAGAGGGGATAG
- a CDS encoding type II toxin-antitoxin system VapC family toxin, which produces MRILLDTQLFLWYLGNTPEMTRKRRARIDQADEVYISAASIWEAIIKIGLRRLEANPLDLVAGIHGSGFRELPVTAQHTLALHTLPDLHRDPFDRLLIAQALSEPLCLYTSDRMLPSYSSTIQFL; this is translated from the coding sequence ATGAGAATTCTACTCGACACCCAGCTCTTTCTCTGGTACCTGGGCAACACTCCGGAGATGACCAGAAAACGACGAGCGCGCATTGACCAGGCTGACGAGGTCTACATCAGTGCCGCCTCGATCTGGGAAGCCATCATCAAAATTGGTCTCCGTCGACTCGAGGCCAACCCACTCGATCTGGTCGCCGGCATCCATGGCAGTGGATTTCGAGAACTCCCCGTCACCGCCCAGCACACCCTCGCCTTGCACACCTTGCCAGATCTTCACCGCGATCCGTTCGACCGACTCTTAATTGCACAAGCCCTGAGTGAACCATTATGCCTCTATACCTCGGATAGGATGCTGCCGTCCTATTCCTCGACGATTCAATTCCTCTGA
- a CDS encoding type II toxin-antitoxin system Phd/YefM family antitoxin produces MKDRAVINIHHAKTHLSSLLTKVAGGQEVIIAKAGTPIAKLVPLDHGIPLRKPGFLKGKITLRSNFNAPLPDELQQAFENPA; encoded by the coding sequence ATGAAAGATCGTGCCGTCATCAATATCCATCATGCCAAGACTCATCTGTCCTCGCTCCTGACCAAGGTAGCCGGTGGGCAAGAAGTCATTATCGCCAAAGCCGGCACCCCCATTGCGAAATTAGTCCCACTGGATCACGGCATTCCTCTTCGCAAGCCTGGGTTCCTCAAGGGGAAAATCACGCTACGCTCAAATTTCAATGCGCCACTCCCTGACGAACTTCAACAAGCGTTTGAGAATCCCGCATGA
- a CDS encoding type II toxin-antitoxin system death-on-curing family toxin, with amino-acid sequence MKKLVWILKDFVLSLHEELLSEHGGAPGIRDEGLLDSALARPQNIHSYGNTDLFTLAAAYITGIVRNHPFIDGNKRTAFMTGYVFLSRNGKELIADEAEATQIMLALASTKVSEEDFALWIKKNCQ; translated from the coding sequence ATGAAAAAGCTTGTCTGGATACTGAAAGACTTCGTGCTCTCGCTGCATGAGGAGCTTCTCTCTGAACACGGCGGCGCTCCCGGTATCCGCGATGAAGGGTTGCTCGACTCCGCCCTTGCCCGGCCGCAGAACATACATTCCTACGGCAACACCGATCTTTTTACGCTCGCCGCCGCCTATATCACCGGCATTGTCCGCAATCACCCTTTTATCGACGGCAATAAGCGAACAGCCTTTATGACCGGATATGTCTTTCTCAGCCGAAACGGCAAAGAGCTGATCGCCGACGAAGCCGAAGCCACGCAAATCATGCTGGCGCTCGCCAGCACCAAGGTTTCAGAGGAAGACTTTGCCCTCTGGATCAAGAAAAACTGTCAGTAA
- a CDS encoding single-stranded DNA-binding protein gives MSKRGHTNVNTLEGNITHPPDYRPEYGNLLSFSMAVHSDNPSEKYDDPMYIDVKVNGVSENTYKALVVGHEVRVTGQWQSKTFKKGDTQHRYYHLHAAHPCNFTLLSKPRKQQEAVGQPAPALNGQGSTR, from the coding sequence ATGTCCAAACGCGGTCACACCAATGTCAATACGCTCGAAGGGAACATCACCCATCCTCCGGACTACCGGCCCGAGTACGGAAACCTCTTGAGTTTCTCAATGGCCGTGCACTCCGACAACCCTTCGGAAAAGTACGACGATCCAATGTACATCGATGTGAAGGTGAATGGCGTGTCGGAGAACACGTATAAAGCCCTGGTCGTGGGACATGAGGTCCGCGTCACCGGGCAATGGCAATCCAAGACGTTCAAAAAAGGGGATACGCAACACCGGTACTACCATCTTCACGCAGCCCATCCTTGCAACTTCACGTTGCTCAGCAAGCCCCGGAAACAACAAGAGGCGGTCGGACAACCCGCGCCGGCTCTGAATGGCCAAGGGAGCACGCGATGA